Proteins from one Microscilla marina ATCC 23134 genomic window:
- a CDS encoding OmpA family protein produces the protein MLNFKHYYLFLWLCIFVLMAQACTPPPTVERFRGRRFVNYGDEVTLSWNVPKATSVEIEGVQNNLPAKGKIKIKPGQTTTYKLIARNKKHTVTKEYKVKVVKRSAVIDKFDGDDEIAEGEEANLYWSVRDAKTIRIAGLDKTLKANESLTIKPDSTTQYILEAKDRYGEVVRDTHTVKVKFDEYFKGPRSISVGEKVRVKWRFKQARFVVFQNDTLPTEGTTLLQPKRSKNYSMMVIRNNRKVNFVKLPIKVVPVTFKGKKDILLGSKTLIRWNAKGMKSVIYRGDSLPLVGSMEVAPLRNTTYKFLIDDGEKSFVKSFRVRVIRRKFIKNVAKKTTLKKGQKLDFDIFATDRSKFPKEVKLYVLVTDTSGNFISHLAPPYVSYRESRKFFRKIVESVKGRRYAINNFKVREIHEMISKPYDISLVMDYSGSMAGNIKKLEEATRKFILTKHPNDKISVVKFDERLETELRLTAQGSKTDCVKFDGLTRYGGSTALYAGADEGLESLKNAQNNKVMLLFTDGEENSSLQYFGKRAFRASEVVKKAREKGIRVFTIAYGTGVNNKTLNALSMLTDGKTYFIENPDEIKQVYEELPRIFRNFYEITYRPVNVQGQHDIELTYNNGLGKSQTVGSSTHIGENYEIDKYDYEGAYKYQTNLKKRPVAPPQSVAFFEYNKYELKDKFIKNLEPFIKYLQKNKNAELAIYGHTDQVGTAAACLLLSQRRANAIKQYFVRHGVAAKRITAKGYGKAKPIWKNEKHDWQAKENRRIELLLLE, from the coding sequence ATGCTTAATTTTAAACACTACTACCTGTTCTTATGGCTATGCATTTTTGTTTTGATGGCTCAAGCCTGTACCCCTCCTCCTACCGTAGAACGTTTTCGCGGCAGGCGCTTTGTAAATTATGGCGATGAAGTTACCCTGTCGTGGAATGTGCCCAAGGCCACTTCAGTAGAAATAGAGGGGGTTCAAAACAATTTACCCGCCAAGGGAAAAATTAAAATCAAACCTGGCCAAACCACTACTTACAAGCTGATTGCCCGCAACAAAAAACATACAGTTACTAAAGAATACAAAGTAAAAGTAGTGAAGCGCTCAGCAGTGATTGATAAGTTTGATGGAGACGATGAAATTGCCGAAGGCGAAGAGGCAAATTTGTACTGGAGCGTGCGCGATGCCAAAACCATTCGTATTGCCGGGCTTGACAAAACCTTGAAAGCCAACGAAAGCCTCACGATCAAGCCTGACAGTACTACTCAATATATATTAGAAGCTAAAGACCGCTACGGCGAGGTAGTAAGAGACACCCACACGGTGAAGGTAAAGTTTGACGAATACTTTAAAGGTCCCCGTAGCATAAGTGTAGGTGAGAAAGTAAGGGTAAAGTGGCGGTTTAAGCAAGCGCGTTTTGTGGTTTTTCAGAACGATACTTTGCCCACCGAAGGAACGACTCTGTTGCAGCCCAAAAGGTCAAAAAACTACTCAATGATGGTGATACGCAACAACCGCAAGGTAAACTTTGTAAAGCTACCAATCAAGGTTGTTCCGGTTACTTTTAAGGGTAAAAAAGATATTTTACTGGGCAGTAAAACCCTGATTAGATGGAATGCCAAAGGGATGAAAAGTGTAATTTACCGAGGTGACAGTTTGCCTTTGGTGGGCAGCATGGAGGTAGCCCCTTTGCGTAATACCACTTATAAGTTTTTGATAGATGACGGAGAAAAATCTTTTGTAAAAAGCTTTAGGGTGAGGGTAATTAGACGAAAATTTATAAAAAATGTGGCGAAGAAAACTACCTTAAAAAAAGGGCAAAAACTTGATTTTGATATTTTTGCCACTGACCGCTCTAAGTTTCCCAAAGAGGTAAAGCTGTATGTACTAGTGACAGATACCAGTGGCAACTTTATAAGCCACCTTGCCCCACCGTATGTAAGCTACCGCGAATCACGCAAATTTTTCCGCAAAATAGTGGAGAGTGTAAAAGGGCGACGGTATGCCATTAACAACTTCAAAGTACGCGAAATACACGAAATGATCTCTAAACCTTATGATATTTCGTTGGTGATGGACTACAGTGGCTCAATGGCGGGCAATATTAAAAAACTGGAAGAAGCTACCCGTAAGTTTATTTTGACCAAGCACCCCAACGATAAAATATCGGTGGTAAAGTTTGACGAACGATTAGAGACTGAGCTAAGACTGACGGCACAAGGCAGCAAAACCGATTGTGTAAAGTTTGATGGCCTTACTCGCTATGGTGGCAGTACTGCCTTGTATGCAGGGGCCGATGAGGGGCTCGAAAGCCTAAAAAATGCCCAAAATAACAAGGTGATGTTATTGTTTACCGATGGGGAGGAAAATTCTTCTTTGCAATATTTTGGTAAGCGGGCTTTTCGCGCCAGCGAAGTAGTAAAAAAAGCCCGTGAAAAAGGCATCAGGGTGTTTACTATTGCCTATGGTACTGGAGTAAACAACAAAACCCTGAATGCACTCTCGATGCTCACCGATGGCAAGACTTACTTTATAGAAAACCCCGATGAGATAAAGCAAGTGTATGAAGAGTTGCCACGCATTTTCCGCAATTTTTATGAAATTACCTACCGCCCGGTAAATGTACAGGGGCAACACGACATAGAGCTCACGTATAACAATGGATTGGGCAAAAGCCAAACAGTAGGGTCTAGTACCCATATTGGCGAAAATTACGAGATAGATAAGTACGACTATGAAGGGGCATATAAATACCAAACCAACCTCAAAAAGCGCCCTGTAGCTCCACCTCAATCGGTGGCATTTTTTGAGTACAACAAGTACGAACTCAAAGATAAGTTTATAAAAAACCTAGAGCCATTTATCAAGTATTTGCAAAAAAACAAAAATGCGGAGCTTGCCATTTATGGGCATACCGACCAAGTGGGCACTGCAGCAGCTTGTTTGTTGCTTTCACAACGCCGCGCCAATGCCATTAAGCAGTATTTTGTCAGACACGGCGTTGCTGCCAAGCGCATTACTGCCAAGGGCTATGGAAAAGCCAAACCAATTTGGAAAAATGAAAAACATGATTGGCAAGCCAAAGAAAACCGTCGCATTGAGTTGTTGCTACTTGAGTAA
- a CDS encoding SCP2 sterol-binding domain-containing protein — protein MSVEATTQKVQELVAGGTGFDSSIKFVFNEGGVIHLDGNDVSNEDKEAACTINMELSDFDAMMAGDLNPMEAFMGGKMQLDGDMNVAMQLSSLFN, from the coding sequence ATGAGCGTAGAAGCTACTACTCAAAAAGTGCAAGAATTAGTTGCTGGAGGCACTGGTTTTGACTCTTCAATCAAATTTGTATTCAACGAAGGTGGTGTTATTCATCTTGATGGCAATGACGTAAGCAACGAAGACAAAGAAGCTGCTTGTACCATCAACATGGAGTTGAGCGATTTTGATGCTATGATGGCTGGCGACTTAAACCCAATGGAGGCTTTCATGGGTGGAAAAATGCAGTTAGACGGTGACATGAATGTTGCAATGCAACTATCTTCGTTGTTTAACTAA
- a CDS encoding SusC/RagA family TonB-linked outer membrane protein codes for MKRKLLVLLTLCLITSFAWAQTRNITGKVVDKDGQALPGATVMVKGTTNGASTDVDGKFTLSVPNNATLIVSFIGMTTKEVLVGSQTQINVTLTDENSILDEIVVTGLASNVKRANLANSVSTISSQELVGVTSPPTVDGALYGKLTGANIVKNSGAPGGGISIRLRGVSSIIGQNQPLIIVDGVYLDNSEIPSGTRFVSGANDGNEEQSSNRLADLSSNDIERIEVLKGASAAAIYGTRANAGVMIITTKKGNAGKTRFHFEQLVGTARAIKLLGQRNYDTEAKVRSYFSDPNSADANSAVAQWNAVKAANGGELFDYEKEVYGNIGGIFQTNFSASGGNDRTTFYASTSIRNEEGIIRGTGYRRRNFRLNVTHKLSQYAKLTAGSYFVSSSADRSFTGNENEGGLSYGYNLTSTRPWSNLFPNELGEYPDNPGVSGNPLFVRDGMYNREEVFRTIQSLGVDFTLLQRDNMLLKFNLGGGVDIYKFGTFTFVSPLHTAQRGVSNGYLAEGANTVINGNYQGALMFNVNLGSIDLTSQAGVTGLYKNRNFLLARGIDLNSKQNLQQVGAPSTNQLLATEQDFGYFFQQEANFADKVILSAGVRLDKSTLNGDPNKMYAFPKASVAVNVANFDFWTLKNVVNQVKLRAAFGQTGSSPGFGALFTGFDRASMGGLSGSTIKGIRGNPGLEPEIATEIEAGLDLGFLANRIFFEATYYRRGVKNLLIENALPSSSGFSSEITDAADMVNTGVELTLGGDPFVSKNFSWSTQFRFWFNRSVVTRLDVPAFAPPGASFSIGLGSFYIEEGQSITQFKGRDANGNLITIGDAMPDFQLSWNNTMKIAKNFELSFLWHYKKGGDNLNLSLFLADLGQTSFDYDTPEGEARRNGTGSARFLEDATYLRLREVALFYNIPKSLTKKWFGNKVENIRLGVSAQNWLTFSNYKWYDPEVSTKGGSGLSSGIDVAPFPSSKRVFFHLAATF; via the coding sequence ATGAAAAGAAAATTACTTGTATTACTCACTTTATGCCTTATTACTTCCTTTGCCTGGGCGCAAACCCGCAACATTACGGGTAAGGTAGTAGACAAAGATGGACAAGCTTTGCCCGGTGCTACCGTGATGGTAAAAGGCACCACCAACGGAGCCTCTACCGATGTCGATGGCAAGTTTACCTTGAGTGTGCCCAACAACGCCACCCTTATTGTCAGTTTTATAGGAATGACCACCAAAGAAGTGTTGGTGGGGTCACAAACCCAAATTAATGTGACCCTCACTGACGAAAACTCTATTCTGGATGAGATTGTAGTTACTGGATTGGCTTCTAACGTAAAAAGAGCCAACCTTGCCAACTCGGTATCTACTATCTCGTCGCAAGAGCTGGTAGGGGTTACTTCTCCTCCCACTGTAGATGGAGCCTTGTACGGAAAACTTACAGGTGCCAACATTGTAAAAAACTCAGGCGCGCCTGGGGGAGGTATTTCTATCCGTTTGCGTGGGGTGTCGTCTATTATTGGGCAAAACCAACCCTTAATTATTGTAGATGGGGTGTATCTCGACAACAGTGAGATTCCCAGTGGAACTCGTTTTGTGTCTGGTGCCAATGACGGAAATGAAGAACAATCTTCTAACCGTTTGGCTGATTTATCTTCCAACGATATAGAAAGAATAGAGGTGTTGAAGGGAGCATCTGCAGCGGCTATTTATGGTACACGTGCCAACGCCGGAGTAATGATTATTACGACCAAAAAAGGAAATGCAGGTAAAACCCGCTTCCACTTTGAGCAATTGGTAGGTACTGCCCGTGCCATCAAACTTTTAGGACAAAGGAATTATGACACCGAAGCCAAAGTAAGAAGTTACTTTAGTGACCCCAACAGTGCCGATGCCAACAGTGCTGTAGCTCAGTGGAACGCTGTCAAAGCTGCCAATGGTGGTGAGCTGTTTGACTACGAAAAAGAAGTGTATGGTAACATTGGCGGCATTTTTCAAACCAACTTTAGCGCAAGCGGCGGCAATGACCGTACTACCTTTTATGCCAGTACGTCTATCCGTAACGAAGAGGGGATCATCCGAGGTACTGGTTATCGCAGAAGAAACTTCCGCCTGAATGTCACCCATAAATTGTCTCAGTATGCCAAACTAACTGCTGGCTCTTATTTTGTGAGTTCCAGTGCTGACCGTAGCTTTACCGGAAACGAAAATGAAGGTGGATTGAGTTACGGTTATAACCTGACTTCTACCCGCCCCTGGAGCAATCTTTTTCCTAACGAATTAGGCGAGTATCCCGACAACCCTGGGGTTTCGGGTAACCCATTATTTGTACGTGATGGCATGTACAACCGCGAGGAAGTTTTCCGTACAATCCAAAGCCTTGGCGTAGACTTTACTTTACTGCAGCGTGACAATATGCTATTGAAGTTTAACCTGGGGGGGGGAGTTGATATTTATAAATTTGGCACCTTTACTTTTGTATCTCCGCTGCATACTGCTCAAAGAGGCGTGTCTAACGGTTACCTGGCAGAAGGCGCCAATACGGTCATCAATGGCAACTACCAAGGCGCTTTGATGTTTAATGTAAACCTGGGTAGCATTGATCTTACGTCTCAAGCAGGGGTAACTGGTCTTTACAAAAACAGAAACTTTTTATTAGCCAGAGGTATCGACCTGAACAGCAAACAAAATTTACAACAAGTTGGCGCACCATCCACCAACCAATTATTAGCTACTGAGCAAGATTTTGGCTATTTCTTCCAACAAGAAGCTAATTTTGCCGACAAGGTAATCTTAAGTGCCGGAGTGCGTTTAGATAAGTCTACGCTCAACGGTGACCCCAATAAAATGTATGCTTTCCCTAAGGCGTCAGTAGCTGTAAATGTAGCCAACTTTGATTTCTGGACATTGAAGAACGTGGTGAACCAGGTAAAACTAAGAGCTGCTTTTGGGCAAACAGGTAGTAGCCCTGGCTTTGGTGCCTTATTTACTGGTTTTGACCGGGCAAGTATGGGTGGTTTAAGTGGATCAACCATCAAGGGGATAAGAGGAAACCCTGGTTTGGAGCCTGAAATAGCTACTGAGATAGAAGCAGGGCTTGATTTGGGTTTCTTGGCTAACCGTATCTTTTTTGAAGCTACCTACTATCGCCGTGGGGTAAAAAACCTATTGATCGAAAATGCTTTGCCTTCATCAAGTGGGTTCTCGTCTGAAATAACCGATGCTGCTGACATGGTAAACACTGGGGTAGAGTTAACCTTGGGTGGTGATCCTTTTGTAAGTAAAAACTTTAGCTGGTCTACCCAGTTTCGTTTTTGGTTCAACCGTTCGGTAGTGACCCGTTTAGATGTACCTGCTTTTGCCCCCCCTGGTGCTTCTTTTAGTATAGGCTTAGGGTCTTTTTATATAGAAGAAGGGCAGTCTATTACCCAGTTTAAAGGAAGAGATGCAAATGGCAACCTGATCACTATTGGAGACGCCATGCCCGACTTTCAGTTATCGTGGAACAACACCATGAAGATTGCCAAAAACTTTGAGCTTTCGTTTTTGTGGCATTACAAAAAGGGAGGCGATAACCTTAATTTAAGTTTGTTTCTGGCAGATTTGGGACAAACCAGCTTTGACTATGACACCCCTGAAGGCGAAGCCAGAAGAAACGGAACAGGTTCGGCGCGTTTCTTAGAAGATGCCACCTACCTTAGACTAAGAGAAGTTGCTTTGTTTTACAATATACCCAAGAGCTTGACCAAAAAGTGGTTTGGCAACAAAGTAGAAAATATCAGATTAGGCGTTTCGGCTCAAAACTGGCTGACCTTCTCAAACTACAAATGGTACGACCCTGAGGTATCTACCAAAGGGGGATCTGGCTTATCTTCAGGAATAGATGTGGCCCCTTTCCCAAGTTCTAAGCGAGTATTCTTTCACCTGGCGGCTACTTTTTAG
- a CDS encoding RagB/SusD family nutrient uptake outer membrane protein, protein MKSIYKHLFMLVWFTVAVTSCNFKEQVDPNRPGVDELVTKGQVNALTIGLLADIRNGLQIYRTASGSIARELYLFDADPRNTQDLLGKNGGQLDNNSFYLTDWYEPYYRVVKDCNLLIAAVAKDIPGVSTTEVKGYTGFAKTMKAHVFIQVLNLLGSNGVRIEVADPANLGPFLKDAAAYTAIRSLLDEAATDLDAAGAIFGFGLHEGFKDFNTPANFKKFNRALAAKVALYQKSWADVLTQLGTSFYSETGDLNAGPQYNFSSSANDLLNPLFYGTGSDNIYAHPSFNQDAEVGDQRVATKTLAQISTKDNLTATHRQNIYKSSADPVSIIRNEELILMAAEANIQQNNAAEAVRLINIVRTAAGLANYAGATDQATLITQLLKERLYSLWLEGVRMADLRRYNRLNAANLPIDRAGDIVHTEFPIPLSDSN, encoded by the coding sequence ATGAAATCTATATATAAACATTTATTTATGCTTGTATGGTTTACTGTAGCAGTAACCTCTTGTAATTTTAAAGAACAAGTAGACCCCAACCGACCAGGGGTAGACGAATTGGTTACCAAGGGTCAGGTGAACGCATTGACCATTGGCTTATTGGCTGATATTAGAAACGGTCTTCAGATATACCGTACTGCGTCAGGTTCTATTGCTCGTGAACTGTATTTATTCGACGCTGACCCTCGAAATACCCAAGACTTGTTGGGTAAAAATGGTGGGCAGCTCGACAACAATTCTTTTTATTTGACCGATTGGTATGAGCCTTATTACAGGGTGGTAAAAGACTGTAATCTGTTGATAGCTGCTGTGGCTAAAGACATTCCAGGCGTAAGCACTACTGAAGTAAAAGGATATACAGGTTTTGCCAAAACAATGAAAGCCCATGTTTTTATCCAGGTATTAAACTTATTGGGTAGCAATGGGGTGCGTATAGAGGTGGCTGACCCTGCCAACCTGGGACCATTTTTGAAAGATGCCGCCGCTTATACAGCCATCAGAAGCTTGCTTGATGAGGCTGCTACAGACTTAGATGCCGCTGGTGCTATTTTTGGTTTTGGTTTGCACGAAGGGTTCAAAGATTTTAATACACCTGCCAATTTTAAGAAATTTAACCGTGCTTTGGCGGCTAAAGTAGCTTTGTATCAAAAAAGCTGGGCAGATGTATTGACCCAGTTGGGAACGTCTTTTTATAGCGAAACAGGCGATTTGAATGCCGGTCCTCAATATAACTTTTCGAGCAGTGCCAACGACCTACTCAACCCATTGTTTTATGGTACAGGGTCTGACAATATTTATGCGCACCCATCCTTTAACCAAGACGCTGAAGTGGGTGACCAACGGGTGGCCACCAAAACCTTGGCACAAATAAGTACCAAAGATAACCTTACTGCTACTCACCGTCAGAACATCTATAAAAGTAGTGCAGACCCTGTGTCTATTATTCGCAATGAAGAACTGATTTTGATGGCGGCTGAAGCCAATATTCAACAAAACAACGCGGCTGAAGCGGTAAGGTTGATCAATATTGTGAGAACTGCGGCTGGTCTTGCCAATTATGCCGGGGCTACCGATCAGGCAACCTTGATCACGCAATTGTTAAAAGAGCGTCTTTACTCATTATGGTTAGAAGGGGTACGTATGGCAGACCTCAGAAGGTATAACCGCTTAAATGCAGCCAATTTACCCATCGATCGTGCAGGCGATATAGTACATACTGAGTTTCCTATTCCTTTGAGCGACTCTAACTAA
- a CDS encoding glycoside hydrolase family 3 protein: MKKHIYSTTFLLLMLGASWLIYACRTPESRTQTNTAKLDSLDYKIGQMLMVGFRGTSIKGKSHIKRDIRKHHLGGVILYSRDLLMGAKPRNIVSKSQLKTLITDLKKLSDVPLLVAVDEEGGKVSRLNAKFGFATTQTPQEIGEINDLVATEKWATHIAQKVKAMGFNVNFAPVTDLNVNPKAPIIGKLGRSFSGDVNTLVQHALKFTEVHQKHGIVCAIKHFPGHGSAIMDSHLGFTDVTTTWKPIELKPFKQMIEQGFDGMVMTAHVFNKKLDAKYPATLSKKIMNDYLRKKWGWQGIIISDDMQMNAIAKNFGIEEALEKSINAGVDIVLFSNNGRIFYNKNIVPEAINIIKKLIKQGKISRKRIDESYQRIKKMKQGLK, encoded by the coding sequence ATGAAAAAACACATTTACTCCACTACTTTTCTTTTGTTGATGCTGGGGGCAAGTTGGCTTATTTACGCCTGTCGCACCCCCGAAAGCCGTACCCAAACAAATACAGCCAAGCTCGATTCGCTGGATTATAAAATAGGGCAAATGCTGATGGTAGGCTTTAGAGGTACTAGTATCAAGGGCAAAAGCCACATCAAACGCGACATTCGTAAGCATCATTTGGGGGGAGTTATTTTGTATAGCCGAGACCTGCTCATGGGGGCAAAACCTCGCAACATAGTGTCTAAATCACAGTTAAAAACGTTGATTACCGACCTCAAAAAACTTTCTGACGTACCCTTGTTGGTGGCCGTAGACGAAGAAGGAGGGAAGGTAAGCCGATTGAATGCAAAGTTTGGCTTTGCTACTACCCAAACTCCCCAGGAAATAGGAGAGATCAACGACTTGGTTGCCACCGAAAAATGGGCAACTCACATTGCCCAAAAAGTAAAAGCCATGGGCTTTAACGTAAACTTTGCGCCGGTAACCGACCTCAATGTAAACCCCAAAGCACCCATTATTGGCAAGCTGGGGCGTAGCTTTTCGGGCGACGTAAATACTTTGGTACAGCACGCCCTCAAGTTTACCGAAGTACACCAAAAGCACGGTATTGTGTGCGCAATCAAGCATTTTCCGGGGCACGGAAGTGCTATTATGGACTCTCACCTGGGCTTTACCGATGTAACTACTACCTGGAAACCCATAGAACTCAAGCCTTTTAAACAAATGATTGAACAGGGGTTTGATGGGATGGTGATGACCGCCCATGTATTTAATAAAAAACTGGACGCGAAGTATCCGGCTACTTTGTCCAAAAAAATTATGAACGACTACCTCCGGAAAAAATGGGGCTGGCAGGGCATTATTATTTCTGACGATATGCAAATGAATGCCATTGCCAAAAATTTTGGGATTGAAGAAGCATTAGAAAAGTCTATCAATGCCGGAGTCGATATTGTACTTTTCTCAAACAATGGCAGAATCTTTTATAACAAAAACATAGTG